The DNA segment ACGCGGGCGGCCCACGCCGATCGCGTGGACCCGGAAGGCGAAGCGGCGGCCCGGCTCGGCCGCCGTGACCGTGCACCGGGTCACCCAGCGGAAGCGGCCGCGCTTGTTCCGCCCGACGAAGCTGGTGCCCACCCCGGCCGGGCCCGCCGCCGGGCCGGGGACGGTGCCCAGGTTCTCCGGGCTCCAGCGGCCCATGTCGGCGGGGTCGCTCACCGCCCGGTAGGCGGCGTCCGGCGGGACGTCGATGACGATGCTGTCGCTCACACTCAACACACGGGCCACTGCGCTGCCTCCTACCGCGAACA comes from the Streptomyces seoulensis genome and includes:
- a CDS encoding SRPBCC family protein → MARVLSVSDSIVIDVPPDAAYRAVSDPADMGRWSPENLGTVPGPAAGPAGVGTSFVGRNKRGRFRWVTRCTVTAAEPGRRFAFRVHAIGVGRPRLRGPIATWEYRFEPEGEGTRVTEVWTDDRRTWPDLAAGVFDRIVTSGSTFPDFQARNIRRTLTNLKRELERQHAG